The genomic interval ATTTGCCTCGCCATGGCGGGGCTGGATTTCGACCATGTGCGCGAGCCGGATTTCGACCCCGCAATCATTGAGCAAACACCACAAGTAACCGAATATATAGAAAAGCTCTGTGATGAGATGCGCAAGCTGTACTTTGCGCCGCCTCCTGCGCCCCGACAGGGAGAGGTGAGCGGAGAGCACTTTGTGCGCACCAAAGATATTTATTACGATACGGACGGTATCAGCGAGAGTCAGGTGGAATCGGTGGTCATGTGCCCGGACTGTTCCGGCACCCTGAAGATAGAAACGTGGTCCACCGTTAATCCGCTGAGTGTGGGCATACAGATTCCCATAGACGCGTGCGACCGCTGCGTGGGGCTGGGCAAACGCATGCTGGAAGAGGCCCATGTAAAGGGCAATTACCGGTACATTCAGTGCATAAACCGCAAGGAAAAAGAGTACACCCACTATGGTTTTTAGCTGTGTCGGGCAAGGAGGGGGCTTCGTTATGTCCGCAAATCCGGTTCAAAGGCGGGGGATGACAGTTCTGCGTGCCGCGTTTCGATGTCTGGTCGCAGTGATGCTGCTGGCTGTTTTTGCGGCAGGTGCCCATGCGCAGGAAGCGCTGCTGGAACCTTTGGCGCAGGCGGCGCAGGGCGGGCGTTGGGAAGAACTGCAAAAACAGGCTCAGGCCATGGCCGCAGACGACGAGCTTTCCGCCACGCAACGCGGGCAGGCCTATACCTTTCTGTCCCTTGCGCACATCAATCTTTCTCAGCCCGGTCCTGCGCTGGACGCAGCGGATGAAGCCGTGCGTATCCTTCCCGATCATGCCCGCGGCTGGCTCATGCGCGGCACGGCGTATATGATGCTGCGGCAGCTTGCCAGCGCGGAAGAGGATTTTCGCAAGGCAGTGCGTGTGGATTCCGGCATATGGGAGGCCTACCGTAATCTTGCGGAGCTGTCTCAGGCGCGGGGAGACATGCCCGGTGCGCTGGATTGGTTCGGCAAGGCGGTGGAATATGCACCGGGCAATACGGATTTGGCCACCGAATACGCGCTCCTTCTGCACGGAATGGGTTTGCACAGTAAGGCGGAAACAGCATTAACGGATGTGATCGGTCTGGTGCCTCAGGCGCCGGGGCCTTACAACAACCGGGGCATGGTGCGGCTGGCGCAGGGGCGTTTTGATGATGCCCTGGCAGATTTTACACGGGCCATCCTGCTCGACCCGGCTTTTGAAGAGGCGCGGGTGAACAGGGGGAACGTGCTGCGGGTGTTTAAGCGCTATAAAGAATCTCTGGCAGATTTCACGCAGGGGCTGGAATCCCGTCCGGAGTCTGTGAAATTGCTTGTGGGACGCATGTATACGCGGGCAGAAATGGGCGACTATGCCGGAGCCGCGCAGGATATTGCCGCCGCATACCGTCATGCCAATGTGGACCCTTACGTTCTGAACGAATATGCGTGGTTTCTGGCCACCTGTACCGATGAAGGCGTGCGAGACGGCGCACGGGCCATGCAGCTTGCGCGCGAGGCTATAGGGCTTTCCGCAGGACCCATTCCCGGCTATTACGATACGCTTGCCGCCGCATTTGCCGAAGCCGGCGAGTTTGAGAACGCTGTGGCGGCGCAGAAGCAGGCCATCTCATTTGGTGCGCAGGCGGGATTGCTGCAACGGCAGCTGGAAGAATGGGCAGAACGTCTGGAAGGCTACGAGCACGGCCTGCCATACAGGAACAACGTGCCATAGCGGGTGCAGCGGCAAAGCGGCCATGAACTGCGGCGTGGCCAGGTTCAGGCTTCGCATATGCCCTCACCATTGCCCGCAGGAAGCTGAACGGAACAATGCCTTCACCTAATTTCCATCTTTGAACAACCTGCGGAGCAGGAGCACCGAATTTCCGAAGGAAAGGAAACAGAGAATGGCTGACAACAAGAAAAATCAACGCGGAGGCGCTTCGTCTGCCTCGTCCGCCTCGTCCGGTGTCTCGTCAGGTGTCTCGCCCGTTGTCGCGTCAGTTGCCTCGCCCGCTGCAGCAGGGCGCAAACCCGCCACAAAAAAGTCCGCTGCGGTCAAACCGGACAAGGCCCAACAGGCGGAAAACCCTGTGGAAAATTACTGGCGGCTGCGGCTTGCGGACCTTAAACTGGCGTTGGAATCCAATAACTTTGTCGTACATATGGCCCCGGATGCGGCTGCGGCAGGGCACCTGTTCATGGAAGAAATTCTTCCCTCTTTGCCGGGAGCGCAGGAGGGCGTGAAGACAGTCGCCTTCGGCGGGTCAATGACCCTGTTCGCAACCGGGGTGGCGGATGCTGTGCGCAGCGCCGCCGGGGTAGAAGTCATTGATACCATGGATAAAACCGTTCCTTACGAAACGGTTCTGCTGCGGCGCAGGCAGGCCCTGCTGGCCGATGTGTTCCTTACCGGCACCAACGCCGTGACGGAATGCGGCAAGCTGGTGAATCTGGATATGATAGGCAACCGCACGGGGGCCATCACCTTTGGTCCCACCCATGTGGTTCTTTTCATCGGACGCAACAAGGTGGTGGATACGGTGGAAGACGCCATGGCGCGCATCAAGGAATATGCCGCACCCACCAACACCATGCGGCTGGGTAAGAAAACGCCGTGCAGGCAGACATCGCGCTGTATGGACTGTGCCAGCCCTGAACGTATCTGTAATGTATGGACGATTACCGAAAAATCCTTTCCCAAGGGACGCATTCATATTGTACTGATAAACGAAGAGGTTGGATTATAGGCAGGGCCACTGGGTCCTTTCAGCAGCCAGCTAGGGAGCGTTCTGCCCGTAGAGGGGAGAAGGCGGAAGATGACAGCCGGATAATCCAGCGCACACGGCCCGGAACCGCAAAGCTGCAACCCTTCAGCCCCGGACGGAGAATCATGTTCCTGAACGAACACCTCAGCAAGCAACTCTTTGACGCAGCAGGCATCCGCATCCCGCAGGGGGTGCTTATCACACCGGACAATGTGGACATGCCGCAGGATATGCCGCCGCCGTGGTATCTCAAGGCACAGGTGCTCACCGGCGGACGTGGCAAGGCAGGAGGCATCCTGCGGGCGGACACGCCGCAGCAGTTTGCGGAGCACGCGCAGGCCATTTTCAATATGCGCATTAAAGGGCACAGGGTGCCCTTTATCCGCGTGGAAGCCGCCACAGACATACAGAAGGAATGTTATCTATCCTTTGTGCTTTCCCGTGAGCGCCGCGACCTGCTGCTGACCACAAGCCGCGCGGGCGGGGTGGAGGTGGAATCCGCCACAGGGCTGGCAAAACCGCTCATCCAGCGGGTGCCCATAGACGCAGGACTGCGCGAACACCATCTGCGGGCCGCTTTTTTCGAGATGAAGGCAGACGCCCGTTTCTGGCCCGGATTCCGGGAGCTTGCCACCAAGCTTTACGCGGCCGTGCGTGATAACGGACTGCTGCTGGCAGAGATCAACCCGCTGGTGCTTACGGCAGAGGGCGAGTGGGTGGCTCTGGATGGCAAGGTGGAACTGGATGACAACGTCGTGGACATGCGGCCCGAGAGCCTTGGCCACTACTACACGCCTGAACACCATTCCCGTGAAGAGACTCTGGCCCGCGAGGCGGGGCTCAGTTACGTGGAACTGAAGGGCTGGGTCGGCATTCTGGTCAACGGAGCCGGGCTGGCCATGGCCACGATGGACCTGCTGAACTTCAATGGCCTTTCCGCCGCAAACTTCATGGATCTGGGCGGCGCGGCCAACCGCGAACGTATGCAGCGGGCGCTGGATTTGCTGTTTCGAAATGACAATGTACGGGCCGTATTCATCAATCTGTTCGGGGGCATCGTTTCCTGTGCGGAGGTTGCCCGTGCCCTTCTGGCGGTGCTGGGAACGGACCGCGCCCCCAAGCCGCTTGTGGTGCGCATGGCAGGGCATGAGTCCGGAGAAGGACGTGAGCTGCTCGCCAAGGCCGCGCACCCGGATGTGTTTATCGCCGCAGAGATGAACGAGGCACTGGACGTTTTACGGAGCATGAAACCCGCAGATGCCCCCGTGCTGCATTTCCCCCTCGCGGATGAGGATCTTCCTGTTGCCATTCCCCCGGCCTGCATTCCGTCCGGCCGCAGGGGTGGCATACGTCTTAATAAGGAGTCCGGTGTGCTGGTGCAGGGCATAACCGGCAAGGTGGCGCAACGGCACGTTCAGCTTATGCAGGAATACGGCACGCGCATTGTTGCCGGTGTTACTCCTTTCAAGGGCGGCACAGATGTTCTGGGGGTTCCGGTCTATAACTCCGTGCACGAGGCGTGCAGGCAACACGATATTGCCGCTTCCATCATTTTTGTACCGGCTCCCTTTGCGCCGGATGCCGTGCTGGAGTCTGCAGCGGAAGAGGTGCCGTGGGTGGTGTGCATAACGGAGGGCATTGCACAGGCGTCCATGCTGTCCGCCCTGAAGAACATTGCCCCCTCTCCCACGCGGGTCATCGGTCCCAACACGCCCGGCATTATCGTGCCGGGGCAGACCAAGATAGGCATCATGCCGGGGTACGTGTTCACTCCGGGTAATGTGGCCGTATTCTCACGGTCCGGTACGCTCACATACGAGGCGTGTGCCCGCCTCTCCGCCGCAGGGATAGGGCAGTCCGTTTCCGTGGGTATCGGGGGGGATTCGTTCATCGGTTCCAGCTTCATAGACCTGTGCGAACTGGTACGCGATGATGATGAAACCCGTGCCGTGTTGGTGCTGGGCGAGGTGGGCGGCTCTGCTGAAGAAGATCTCGCCCGCTATGTGCGTGAGACGGGCTTTGAAAAGCCCGTTATTTCCTTCGTGGCTGCCCGTACGGCTCCCCCCGGAAAACGCCTTGGGCATGCGGGAGCCATTCTGGATGAGCGTACAGGAGGGGTGGAAGGAAAGCTGCAAGCCATGCGTGATGCAGGCTTTACCATCTGCCCGGACCTTGAGCGGTTGCCGGGACTGGTGCGGCGCGTGATGTGCTGAAGACAGCATTCTGGTAAAAAATGCGCCCCCGTTCCGGTATGGAGCGGGGGCGCTTGTTTTGCTGGGTATCAGCTGGACGGTTATTCTGCGGCGGGAGGGGTGGTCTCGGTCATGGGGGCGTCCTGCGTGGCGGTTGGCTCTGCAGCATCGCCCATGTCGGCTTTGCCCGTGCTTTCCGCACTGGTCGCATTGTCCGTACTGGCCCTACTGTCCGTACTGTCCATGTTGACCATGTTGTCCGTGTTGTCCGTGTTGTCTGTGCTTGCAGTACCGTCCGTATTACCCGTGCCTTCGGCATTGTCCGCATTACCCGTGCCTTCGGCACCGCCCGTATTACCCGTGCCTTCGGCACTGTCCGGGGGAGCCGCCAGTTCCGGGGTGCTGCGCCGCACAGCGAGCAGGTATTCATTATCCGGCTTGGGGTCCACCAGCATCTGGCGGTGCACTATTTCCATGTCGCCGGGCTTGGCGGGCCATTCTTCCCAGTGCTTTTTGCGCATGGCTATCACCGCGTCCGGGTGTGTTGCCACAAAGTCGTCCAGCTCGGCCCATTCGTTGGTCTCAAAGATGTTGGTCTTTGCATAGTAGGTGTAGGTTCCGGAGTAGATGCGGTAGCTGGCGGGCGCAAAGCCGTTCTGAATGTAGCTGCGCATGACCACCGCCTGTGCCTTGGGGCTCATGATGCCGTCCAGCGAGGGGGCGGTGATGATGCCGAGAGGCAGAATGAAGGCCGTAACAAGGGCTGTTAGCAACACAAGTCCGCCCTCCGCGCGCCGGGGGGCCACCATCCACAGGATAGCGGCGCACAGGGCGGCAATGGCCGCAAGGTATTGCCATCCCCCTATGTCCGCATGGAACGGGTTGTTGAAAAACTGTACGTAGATCAGTCCCCCCGCTATGCCCGCGAACAGCAGCGCGAACAGGCGGAACATGAGGCGGCAGCGGCCGGGCGTCAGGCGTATAAGGCCGCGTGCAATAAGAATTGCCATGGGCGGCAGAAGCGGCATGAGATAGACCGGCAGCTTGATGCTGACGGCAGAAAGCAGCGCAAAACCGGAAAGCAGGGTAATCCACAGGTATGCTGTGCCCATGCGCTCAGGCTGGCGCGTGGCCCAGAGATTTTTGTAGAACTGCAGGCCGAACAGACGCTCCCACGGCACGGTGATAAGGAGGAATGTCCACGGCGTCATGATTCCGGCAAATGCGCCGAAGTAGAACCACCATGGTTGTCCATGATGCCATGTGTCTGTCGCGCGTTTCACAATCTGCTGCTGGAAGATGTTGCGCAGGTAGTCCGGGTCTTCGGTAAAGTAGGCGGCGGCAACCCATGCCAGACAGACAGATACCATGACCCCGAAACCGATGGCCACATCCCAGCCCATCAGCCGCTTGAAGCGTAGCCGCCAGAGAGTGAACAGCACGGTGGAAAGGATGGGGAAGGCAAGGCCCAGTGGCCCCTTGGTGAGCGTGGCAATGCCTGCCAGCGCGAATCCTGCCACTATCCAGCCGAAGGCGCTTTCCTTCTGCCAGCCCTTGAGCAGGCAGAGGTGCGACAGGGTGATGAACGTGGCAAAGAGCAGGTCCATGCGCGAATAGTGCATCATGCCCACGGTGAAGAACGTAGTCAGCAGCACAAGGCCTGCCGCCAGCGAAGTTTTCTTGTCCTCCCCCGTCACCCGCGCCAGCAGGTAGGTGGCCCATACAAAGAGCAGGCCGGAGACAGCGGCCCCCAGCATGAACAGCTTGGGCGAGGCTTCTCCCACCAGAGGGTGCAGGGCGGCAAGGAGCCAGAAATATACCGGGGGTTTATCAGGGTAGGGCACGCCGTTCAGGTACAGAACAATCCATTTCCCTGCGCTCACAACATGCTCATACACGTTGGCGTAGCGGATTTCGTCCGAGAACCACAGGGCACGGGTATCCAGCGTGAACCATGTCTGCACTGCCACAATGGCGGCAAGAGTCAGCAGGGGCAGAAAGGCCAGCGCGTCAAATCCGTGGTCCAGCAGGTTCTTGGCTGGTGGCGCGGTTTCCTGCACAGAGGAGCTGGGGCCATGCTGCCGCGCCTTGTTGGAGAACCATCCCCCCATGGGGCGCTTTCTCTTGTTCCGGGCGGATGCAGGGGTTAGAACAGGCTCCTGCACTGGTTCTTGGTCCGCCTTCTGCTCCGGTTCCTTTTTCGGCTCCCGCGTAGGCTCCGGCTTAGGTTCCGGCTTAGGCTCTGGCCTATGCGTCTCGGCACCGTCTCCGGCGGGGGCGGAAATGGCAGCTTCAGGGGAAGAGGCCTGTAGTTGTCCTTCGGGCATATCGATCTGCGGCGCATCAGCGCCAGTCGCGCCAGTTGCATCAGGTACATCAGGGGCGCAGGGGCAGCATTCGCCGGGATGTGCAGGCTCCTGTCCGGGGCGCACCGCGTGCTGCCTTTCTGCGGCGGGAGCAGCGGAATCGCCTCCCGCAGCACCTGCTGCATCGTTCGGCAAGGGCCAGTCCTGTGACGTGGGGCGGTCGGGCTTATCGGTCATCTCGGTCTCGGTTCCAGAAGAGGTGTATGAGAAACGCGGCAAAACTGCCTACAAGAATGCCAAAAAAAACATCGCTTGTATGGTGCATCTCCAGATACACCCGCGAAAAACCCACAAGCGCACCGTAGCAACCCAGCAGCAGGGGCATGCCTGTGTGGCGGAAAAAAAAGGCCAGCGGCACGGTGTTGCCAATAATTTCTGCGGTGTGTCCCGAAGGCATGGAGTTGTATCCGCCGCTCAGCGACCACGGGGCGTACAGCCCGTCCACGCCGGGGCGGGGGCGGCCTATGACTATTTTGAAAACGCGCACGAGCAGGAAGGAGACCAGCAGCTGAATAACCAGCCATATGATGACAAACCGCGTTAAACGGGCATCGCCGTTACGGCGTCCGGCATAAAGAATCGCTGCGTAAACGATATACAGAGCCGGGTTTCCCCAGTCCGTAACAACTTTCATGAACCGGGTCAGGTCCGGGTTGCCGCCCCTGACCTGCCGGAAAAACTGCACCACCTCATCACCTGTTCCGATAAACAACGTAACGCAGGCAAGGACGGTGAACAGGGGCAGGATGCAGAGCAGATGCTGAACAAATGGGTAGCGGTTGCGCATGCGGCCTTATACGGCGAATTACCCCGCAAGTGAAGAAAAAGGTTCTTCTGACTGAGGGTGAAAAAGAATACGATACGGGTTGACGCATAGCCTCCCGGGGTGTAGCTCATTCACCCCTGTTCCCTTCAACCGATATGCTTTACGGAAAAATCGATGCTTGCTGCCTTGAAAAGACGCTGGTCATCACCCGGCGGTTACCGCGATGTGCTCCGTGTGGGGCTGCCCCTTGTGGTGAGTCTTGGCTCCACCACGGTCATGGAATTCACTGACCGCGTGTTCCTGAGCCATTATTCTCAGGACGCCATTGCCGCCTCCATGCCCGCCGCCATGACCAATCTGGTGTTCCTGCTGTTCTTCATAGGTGTGGGAAGCTACGTGAACGTGTTCATCGCGCAGTACGACGGCGCGGGGTCCCGCACCCGTGTTGGGGCCGCGCTCTGGCAGTCCATCTATTTTTCCATGTTCGGCGCCGTGGTACTGGCGTCCATGGCCTTTTTCGCTGAGCCCATCTTCCGGATGGCAGGGCATTCGGAATCCGTATTCCGCATGGAGGTTACCTACTTCCGCATCCTTTCGGTGGGCAGCGGGCTGGCCCTTGCCGCAAGCTGCGTTGGCTGCTTTTTCAGCGGCCGCGGCATAACCAAACCCAATATGATGGTGAATGTCATAGCCACCGCCATCAATATTCCGCTGGATTACGTGCTCATCTTCGGGGTGGGGCCGTTCCCGGAAATGGGCATTGCCGGTGCGGGCATTGCCACAGCCTCGTCGTGGGGCATGCAGCTTGCCATGTATTGCTGGCTGGTGTTCACCCGGAAGAATGACTGTGCATACGCGGTGCGGCGGGCGCGGGCTTTTGACAGGCCGCTTTTCATGCGCATGATGCGCTTCGGGCTGCCCAGCGGGGTGAACGCCTTTTTTGACCTGTTCGCCGTGGCCTTTTTCATCTTCATGGTGGGGCGTCTGGGGCGGGCTGAGCTTGCGGCTTCCAATATCGTGTTTTCGCTTGATACGGTGGCCTTTCTGCCCATGATAGGGCTTAATATCGCCATTTCCACCCTTGTGGGGCAGGCTCTCGGGCGCGGCAGGCCGGAAGAGGCTGTGCGGGCCACGTCCAGCACTCTGCATATTGCCATGGTCTGGATGGGCAGCATGGCAGTGCTGTTTGTCACCGCACCGGAA from Desulfovibrio psychrotolerans carries:
- a CDS encoding tetratricopeptide repeat protein, coding for MTVLRAAFRCLVAVMLLAVFAAGAHAQEALLEPLAQAAQGGRWEELQKQAQAMAADDELSATQRGQAYTFLSLAHINLSQPGPALDAADEAVRILPDHARGWLMRGTAYMMLRQLASAEEDFRKAVRVDSGIWEAYRNLAELSQARGDMPGALDWFGKAVEYAPGNTDLATEYALLLHGMGLHSKAETALTDVIGLVPQAPGPYNNRGMVRLAQGRFDDALADFTRAILLDPAFEEARVNRGNVLRVFKRYKESLADFTQGLESRPESVKLLVGRMYTRAEMGDYAGAAQDIAAAYRHANVDPYVLNEYAWFLATCTDEGVRDGARAMQLAREAIGLSAGPIPGYYDTLAAAFAEAGEFENAVAAQKQAISFGAQAGLLQRQLEEWAERLEGYEHGLPYRNNVP
- a CDS encoding lactate utilization protein: MADNKKNQRGGASSASSASSGVSSGVSPVVASVASPAAAGRKPATKKSAAVKPDKAQQAENPVENYWRLRLADLKLALESNNFVVHMAPDAAAAGHLFMEEILPSLPGAQEGVKTVAFGGSMTLFATGVADAVRSAAGVEVIDTMDKTVPYETVLLRRRQALLADVFLTGTNAVTECGKLVNLDMIGNRTGAITFGPTHVVLFIGRNKVVDTVEDAMARIKEYAAPTNTMRLGKKTPCRQTSRCMDCASPERICNVWTITEKSFPKGRIHIVLINEEVGL
- the sucD gene encoding succinate--CoA ligase subunit alpha, with amino-acid sequence MFLNEHLSKQLFDAAGIRIPQGVLITPDNVDMPQDMPPPWYLKAQVLTGGRGKAGGILRADTPQQFAEHAQAIFNMRIKGHRVPFIRVEAATDIQKECYLSFVLSRERRDLLLTTSRAGGVEVESATGLAKPLIQRVPIDAGLREHHLRAAFFEMKADARFWPGFRELATKLYAAVRDNGLLLAEINPLVLTAEGEWVALDGKVELDDNVVDMRPESLGHYYTPEHHSREETLAREAGLSYVELKGWVGILVNGAGLAMATMDLLNFNGLSAANFMDLGGAANRERMQRALDLLFRNDNVRAVFINLFGGIVSCAEVARALLAVLGTDRAPKPLVVRMAGHESGEGRELLAKAAHPDVFIAAEMNEALDVLRSMKPADAPVLHFPLADEDLPVAIPPACIPSGRRGGIRLNKESGVLVQGITGKVAQRHVQLMQEYGTRIVAGVTPFKGGTDVLGVPVYNSVHEACRQHDIAASIIFVPAPFAPDAVLESAAEEVPWVVCITEGIAQASMLSALKNIAPSPTRVIGPNTPGIIVPGQTKIGIMPGYVFTPGNVAVFSRSGTLTYEACARLSAAGIGQSVSVGIGGDSFIGSSFIDLCELVRDDDETRAVLVLGEVGGSAEEDLARYVRETGFEKPVISFVAARTAPPGKRLGHAGAILDERTGGVEGKLQAMRDAGFTICPDLERLPGLVRRVMC
- a CDS encoding ArnT family glycosyltransferase, producing MTDKPDRPTSQDWPLPNDAAGAAGGDSAAPAAERQHAVRPGQEPAHPGECCPCAPDVPDATGATGADAPQIDMPEGQLQASSPEAAISAPAGDGAETHRPEPKPEPKPEPTREPKKEPEQKADQEPVQEPVLTPASARNKRKRPMGGWFSNKARQHGPSSSVQETAPPAKNLLDHGFDALAFLPLLTLAAIVAVQTWFTLDTRALWFSDEIRYANVYEHVVSAGKWIVLYLNGVPYPDKPPVYFWLLAALHPLVGEASPKLFMLGAAVSGLLFVWATYLLARVTGEDKKTSLAAGLVLLTTFFTVGMMHYSRMDLLFATFITLSHLCLLKGWQKESAFGWIVAGFALAGIATLTKGPLGLAFPILSTVLFTLWRLRFKRLMGWDVAIGFGVMVSVCLAWVAAAYFTEDPDYLRNIFQQQIVKRATDTWHHGQPWWFYFGAFAGIMTPWTFLLITVPWERLFGLQFYKNLWATRQPERMGTAYLWITLLSGFALLSAVSIKLPVYLMPLLPPMAILIARGLIRLTPGRCRLMFRLFALLFAGIAGGLIYVQFFNNPFHADIGGWQYLAAIAALCAAILWMVAPRRAEGGLVLLTALVTAFILPLGIITAPSLDGIMSPKAQAVVMRSYIQNGFAPASYRIYSGTYTYYAKTNIFETNEWAELDDFVATHPDAVIAMRKKHWEEWPAKPGDMEIVHRQMLVDPKPDNEYLLAVRRSTPELAAPPDSAEGTGNTGGAEGTGNADNAEGTGNTDGTASTDNTDNTDNMVNMDSTDSRASTDNATSAESTGKADMGDAAEPTATQDAPMTETTPPAAE
- a CDS encoding phosphatase PAP2 family protein, translating into MRNRYPFVQHLLCILPLFTVLACVTLFIGTGDEVVQFFRQVRGGNPDLTRFMKVVTDWGNPALYIVYAAILYAGRRNGDARLTRFVIIWLVIQLLVSFLLVRVFKIVIGRPRPGVDGLYAPWSLSGGYNSMPSGHTAEIIGNTVPLAFFFRHTGMPLLLGCYGALVGFSRVYLEMHHTSDVFFGILVGSFAAFLIHLFWNRDRDDR
- a CDS encoding MATE family efflux transporter, which produces MLAALKRRWSSPGGYRDVLRVGLPLVVSLGSTTVMEFTDRVFLSHYSQDAIAASMPAAMTNLVFLLFFIGVGSYVNVFIAQYDGAGSRTRVGAALWQSIYFSMFGAVVLASMAFFAEPIFRMAGHSESVFRMEVTYFRILSVGSGLALAASCVGCFFSGRGITKPNMMVNVIATAINIPLDYVLIFGVGPFPEMGIAGAGIATASSWGMQLAMYCWLVFTRKNDCAYAVRRARAFDRPLFMRMMRFGLPSGVNAFFDLFAVAFFIFMVGRLGRAELAASNIVFSLDTVAFLPMIGLNIAISTLVGQALGRGRPEEAVRATSSTLHIAMVWMGSMAVLFVTAPEWLLSVFRPEAMPGGADAVWFAQVEQAGVVLLRFVALYSLLSSTMLVYFGAVRGAGDTVFVMWAIMLSAILLLAVPIYVAQAFFGAGLNTLWGIFTLYVVVLSVVAYLRYHRGPWKTMLVIERPAADEAVPDKTIPPQPPC